In Thiovibrio frasassiensis, one DNA window encodes the following:
- a CDS encoding ATPase: MILGDFGTSYCKFLDLAAPNGGPTIMATKELPKGLRVDLATGHNGKRFADRYINELIALARGGETLIRDEEYVLLDCGSRDIKFIKYQNGKLADMGWNAECGASMGFTIELLERYYDLDYAHLQVPEQTFSVTCGVLGMSDIFDAVISGVPVAEAVARFVKGIAINAYRFAGSPAKLYLSGGLCDNPLFMGSFPCQVTPLGRFVLLRGLEASAATPSSDSEPR, from the coding sequence ATGATCCTGGGCGATTTCGGCACCTCCTACTGCAAATTTCTTGATCTCGCGGCACCGAATGGTGGGCCGACCATCATGGCCACCAAGGAACTGCCCAAGGGCCTGCGGGTGGATCTCGCCACCGGCCACAACGGAAAGCGCTTTGCCGACCGCTATATCAACGAGCTGATTGCCCTGGCCAGGGGCGGCGAGACCCTGATCAGAGATGAAGAATACGTGCTGCTCGACTGCGGCAGCCGCGACATCAAGTTTATCAAGTATCAGAACGGCAAGCTGGCGGACATGGGGTGGAACGCGGAATGCGGGGCATCGATGGGCTTCACCATCGAGCTGCTGGAGCGGTATTATGACTTGGACTATGCTCACCTCCAGGTCCCGGAGCAGACCTTTTCCGTGACCTGCGGGGTCTTGGGGATGAGCGATATCTTTGACGCGGTGATCTCCGGGGTCCCGGTGGCCGAGGCGGTGGCCCGCTTTGTCAAGGGAATCGCCATCAATGCCTACCGCTTCGCCGGTTCCCCGGCCAAGCTCTACCTCTCCGGCGGGCTCTGCGACAACCCACTTTTTATGGGGAGCTTTCCCTGCCAGGTCACGCCGCTGGGCCGCTTCGTACTCCTGCGCGGCTTGGAGGCGAGCGCGGCAACACCCTCCTCCGACTCCGAGCCGAGGTAA
- a CDS encoding uracil-DNA glycosylase has product MPTPASERPNCLACLHFYITHEASRPYGCRALGFKSLQYPSMVVFASSGIHCQVFSAKNRRTQTEHK; this is encoded by the coding sequence GTGCCTACACCCGCATCAGAGCGGCCAAACTGCCTGGCCTGCCTCCACTTCTACATCACCCACGAAGCATCGCGTCCATACGGCTGCAGGGCCTTGGGCTTCAAATCCCTGCAGTATCCCTCAATGGTGGTGTTTGCCAGCTCCGGCATCCATTGCCAGGTTTTTTCCGCGAAAAACCGGCGGACGCAAACCGAGCATAAGTAA